TGCGCCCTTTTGCGCTATAAATACGCCATCCTCGCTCTCGTCTAAAAAATCGTATTCAAAGGGGACGGTTATGTCGTCTTTGCCCGCGATTGCGTACTTTTCGCCCTCTCGCACTACCGTAAAGCCGTTTTTACCCGGTATACCGACATCCTCAAATTTAAAAGGTATCATAGCTCCGCCGTTTTTGTCTATGACTCCCCATTTTTCGCCCTTTTTCGTGCGAAATAAAGGCTCCAAGCCCGCCCCTTCCTCGCCTACGATATCGCCGTATTCGCAGGGCAGGACGATTTTTCCTCGCGCGTTTGCTAGGCCGAGCTTTCCGCCTTTTTCGAGCGTAAAAAACTCTGGCAAACACCAAAGGTTATCGTAAACGCAGGGCAAAACATCCTCACCGCTTGAGTTTATCAGCCCCCATTTTTTGCTTTT
The window above is part of the uncultured Campylobacter sp. genome. Proteins encoded here:
- a CDS encoding WG repeat-containing protein, giving the protein MRDNGLEYDFIGEFSNGCLAAICGKSKKWGLINSSGEDVLPCVYDNLWCLPEFFTLEKGGKLGLANARGKIVLPCEYGDIVGEEGAGLEPLFRTKKGEKWGVIDKNGGAMIPFKFEDVGIPGKNGFTVVREGEKYAIAGKDDITVPFEYDFLDESEDGVFIAQKGAKYGLISSTDDILAPLDFEDIDIFEDGLAKAEKDGKVGFLDVSGRVAIPFRYCWASAFKGGIASAQKDDKWYIVDKNGKTVAPR